The sequence ATTCCTGCTCTGCCCTGCCATGATACTGATACGTCTAAACTTGTTCCTCTTATATATGAACTATCTTCAGGCGAGGTTATATTGACTAATATTAGCGGCTTTTTAGGTCTTAATCCGAAGTTTAATGTGTATGTTCTTCCTGCTCTTGCATATATCCATCTGGAAACTGAGTAATATCCTTTTGCTGATGCAGTTACTCTGTATATCCTTCCCCAGAACCATACATTAATATTTTTTATTACATACCTCCCATTTGCATTTGTATTGGCTCTGTAACTGCCTGCTTGGACTGCCGCACCTGATATGGCTTGATTTGTTAGAGAATCTGTTACCCTGCCCTGAATCGCTGCTGTTTTTGGCGGAACTGGTTTGGGACTTTTTGACCATGGCCAACTGTATGCTGGACTAACACTGCTCAGAATTATTGAAAATATGAGTAAGAATACTGAAAGTTTTTTCATGTCAATTTTTCTCTTCTTCTAATACCGCATGTGCTGCGGCAAGACGCGCTATAGGTACTCTGTATGGAGAGCAGCTAACATAATTCATGCCTACACGATGGCAGAATTTCACAGATTCTGGTTCTCCGCCATGTTCACCACATATGCCGATCTTTAAATCAGCTCTCGAGTTTCTTCCTCTTTCAATACCCATTCTAACAAGCTGTCCAACTCCTTCCTGATCCAGTACCTGAAACGGATCATCTTTGAGAATCCCCTTTTCCACATATTCGCTAAGAAATGCACCGGCGTCATCGCGGCTATAGCCAAATGCCATCTGTGTCAGGTCATTCGTCCCAAAGGAGAAAAATTCCGCTTTCTGAGCAATTTTCTCTGCAACAATACAAGCTCTTGGAATCTCTATCATTGTCCCTACTAAATACTTTACGTTTACGCCGTACTTCGCCATAACCTCTTTTGCAACTGCGTCCACAATTTCCTTCTGATTGTTAAATTCACCTGTTGTTCCTATGAGAGGAATCATCACTTCAGGAATAACTTTATATTTATCTTTAGTAAGAATACATGCGGCTTCAAAAATGGCTCTTGCCTGCATCCGGGTTATCTCCGGATATGTTACACCAAGACGGCAACCTCTATGACCAAGCATTGGATTGAATTCGTGAAGTGAAGCGATTTTACTCTTTACCTTTTCCACAGACACACCCATCTCTTCAGCCATCTCTTTTTGATTTGCTTCTTCATGAGGCAAAAATTCATGGAGAGGCGGGTCGAGTAATCTTATTGTAACCGGCAATCCATTCATTGCCTTAAATATACCTATAAAATCATTCCTCTGCATTGGAAGAAGTTTTGCAAGCGCCTTTTCCCTGCCGCTTACATCATCTGCAAGTATCATCTCCCGGACAGCCTTAATCCTGTCTCCTTCAAAGAACATGTGCTCGGTCCTGCATAGACCGATGCCTTCTGCCCCGAACTTTCGTGCCACTTCAGCATCTTGAGGAGTGTCAGCATTAGTTCTTACCCCAAGTTTTCTGATCTCATCAACCCATTCCATTAATGTCTCAAAGTCTCCTGAAAGCTCGGGTTGAATTGTTGGAACCTGACCAAGCATAACCTCTCCTGTTGAACCATCAAGAGAAATCCAATCTCCTTTTTTAACGGTAGTGTTGCTTACAGAAAACTCCTGCCTTTGATAGTTTATCTTAATTGCACCGCAACCAGCTACACAACATTTCCCCATACCACGAGCAACTACTGCTGCATGAGAAGTCATGCCTCCCCTGGCAGTTAATATACCCTGTGCTGCATTCATCCCTCCAATATCTTCAGGAGATGTCTCAATACGAACAAGTATTGTTTTCTCTCCCTCTAGAGTTTCTGCATCATCAGCATGGAAAACAACTTTTCCACTAGCAGCTCCCGGAGAGGCAGGCAATCCTTTTGCAATGACCTTTTTCTCTGTTTTAGGGTCAAACATTGGATGAAGAAGCTGATCCAATTGTGCAGGCTCAACTCTACTAATTGCTGTCTTTTTATCAATCAACCCCTCCGCAATCATTTCAACAGCAATCCTTATTGCTGCCATTGCCGTTCTTTTTCCTGTTCTTGTCTGAAGCATCCATAACTTACCCTTCTGGATGGTAAATTCAATATCCTGCATATCCTTATAGTGAGATTCCAGCTTATTGTAAATACCCTCCAATGTCTTGTATGCGTCCGGCATCACTTCTTGAAGCGTCTTTTGTTCTGAAGATGTTTTTGTCGATTCGTTTACAGGCTGTGGAGTCCTGGTACCAGCAACAACGTCTTCACCTTGCGCATTTATTAGATACTCTCCGTAAAACTTGTTTTCCCCTGTTGCAGGATCTCTTGTAAAAGCAACACCTGTTCCTGAATCATCACCCATATTACCAAACACCATTACCTGTACATTGACCGCTGTGCCCCAGTCCCCGGGAATATTATTTATTTTCCTGTATTTTATTGCCCTTTCAGTATTCCATGAGCCAAAAACGGCATCTATAGCCCCCCATAACTGATTCCACGGATCCTCAGGAAAATTCATGCCTTTCTTCTCTTTAACCATTGCCTTAAACCTTGCTACCAGATCCTTTAGGTCGTCTTCGTCAAGCTCAGTATCAAAATGAACATTTTTCTCTTTCTTTTTCTTTTCAATTATTACCTCAAATGGATCTTCATCCTCTTTCTTCTCTGGCTTCATTCCAAGAACAACGTCTCCATACATCTGGACGAAGCGTCTGTATGCATCCCATGCAAAACGGCCATTTCCTGACTTGACGACAAGACCCTCTATCGTTGTGTCATTAAGGCCAAGATTGAGTATTGTATCCATCATTCCCGGCATTGAAACACGCGCACCTGAACGCACTGATACAAGCAGAGGATTTTTAGAATTACCAAATTTAGCGCCCATTATTCCCTCAACCTTACTCATTGCATCCTTCATCTGCGACTCGAGTTCCGAAGGATAATTGCGATTATTCTTATAATAAATATCGCACATCTCCGTAGAAATAGTAAATCCGGGAGGAACAGGTATGCTAAGATTACTCATCTCAGCTAGATTTGCTCCTTTGCCGCCCAAAAGATTCTTCATCCCAGTATTTCCTTCAGCCTTCCCATCTCCGAAAAAATACACGTACTTTCCCATATATTACTCCCCCATTAATTTGAAAAATTTCCCGCCAAAATTAGCACAAACACGGGTGACTTTCAACAGCTAAATTATTATCAAACCCTCACAATATCCGCACCCAAGGAACACAGTCTTTGGTCTATTCTTTCATATCCTCGGTCTATCTGCCTGATATTATGTATTGTGCTTTTTCCCTTTGCGCATAGAGCTGCTATAAGGAGTGCCATTCCAGCTCTAATATCAGGACTTACAATCTCACATCCGTGTAAATCTGAAGGGCCCACAATTACTGCCCTGTGAGGATCACACAAAACAATCTTTGCTCCCATATTAATCAATTCATCAACAAAGTAGAGACGGCTTTCAAACATCTTTTCAAATATTAAAACTGTACCTTCTGACTGAGTAGCGATAACAAGCGCTATACTTACAAGATCTGCTGGAAATCCAGGCCATGGACTATCATCTATCTTGGGTATGGCTCCACCAATATCTGTAACAACTTTCATCTTTTTCCGAACAGGAATAAAAATATCCCTTTTATCTATCTCTAAACTTATTCCAAGTTTTTCAAGGACAAGGAAGATCATTTTCATATGTTCTACAGGCGCATTTTTTATTAATAATTCACTATGTGTAGCTGCAGCAAGCCCTATAAAGCTACCTGTTTCAATGTGATCTGAGGATATTAAATACTCTCCGCCACATAGCTGCTTCACTCCTTCTATTGTTAAGATGTTGCTGCCTACGCCGGATATTTTTGCGCCAAGAGAATTAAGGAACTTACACAAACCCTGCACATGAGGCTCTGAAGCTGCATTAACTATAGTAGTCTTCCCTTTGGCAAACGCAGCTGCCATTATTGTGTTTTCCGTTGCCATAACACTTGCCTCATCCAGAAAAATATCAGCGCCGTGAAAACCAGTTCCGATTTCTAACTTATAATCATTTCCAACACTAACAGAAGTACCTAATGCCTCCAGAGCAAGCAGATGTGTGTCAATTCTGCGCCGCCCTATTTTATCTCCTCCGGGCTTTGGCAATTTCACCTTGCCGCATCTTACCAGAATAGGCGCTGCAAACAGGAATGAACCTCTTATCCGAGAACATAGCTCAGGATTTAACTCCATCTTTTTTATAGATAATGCCTTAATTAAATACTCATGCTCTCCTACTCTTTTTACATCTACTCCAATATCACGCATAATCTCAACCATGTCCCGAACATCACAAATATCCGGTACATTCTTGAGCCTGACAGCCTCCTCCGTCAGAAGAGATGCTGCCAGTATTGCTAACGCCTCATTCTTATTTCCGGCAGGAGAGATTTCTCCTTTCAGCTGTTTTCCACCTTGTATAATCAGCCTTTCCCGCATATCTTTTTCCTCTCATTTTTGTTGCCCGCTAATTTTATCATAAGAGATTTCCTTATGCCAGCCAATTTATTGACATTTCTCTTAAATAACAGTACATCGAAAAAATGGGTTGACAGAAATCCATCGATCGTGATATTGTAATACCATAAGTTATCGATAGGAGATAAGTCATGCAAGCAGTAACAGTATCACCTAAGTTTCAGGTAGTAATACCTCGTACCGTTCGTGATTCAATGCATCTTCGTCCTGGGCAAAAGATGCAGATTGTAGAATATGATGGAAGAATTGAATTAGTTCCTGAACGAGATATTACTGAACTTCGTGGATTTCTGAAAGGAATCAACACGAAATTCAAACGAGAAAAAGACAGAGTATGAACATCGTCGATTCTTCCGGCTGGCTGGAATACTTCGCGAATGGATCCAATGCCAAGCGTTTTATGTCTGTCCTCAAAGATACAGAATCGCTCGTGGTTCCCGTAATTACAATCTATGAGGTTTTTAAAGTAGTATTGCGGGAAAGAGGAGAAAACGAGGCATTGTTGGCGGCTGCCGCCATGCAACATGCTCCAGTTGTAGACTTAACTGCCAAACTGGCACTTTCTGCAGCAAAACTCAGTTTGCAGCACCGCTTACCAATGGCTGACTGCATTATTCTCGCTACTGCCCAACTTCACGACGCAACTATTTGGACCCAAGATTCTGATTTTAAAGACATACCTGGAGTAAAGTACTTTCCCAAGAACTAGAAAGCAGACAACCACAAATTATACCGTATCAAAATTTGGGTGCAACAAGACGCCTCACTTTTTAGCCGTTTCCTATGATTTTTATTGCCAGCCAATTTATTGACATTTCTCTTAAATAACAGTACATTAAAAAAAAGTAATACATGGTGTTTAATAATTAATGTTGGATGGAGCAAGACAATGAAACAATACATCGGGACAGCCAAGATGGTGCGTGTTGTAGTGGCTGCGGTGTTGGTTCTCGCAATTGCGAAGGGTTGGTGTGAACAGCCACAGGCCGCTGCCGATTCTTCTCCATACACGGTAAAAAAGGATACGGTTCTGGCTGAGAACGCCGTCGGGCCAAGTTGGATTTCATGGAAAAGCCCTTCCTTGCCTAACGCGGACGTGGTTTACGTAGATCGGGAGAACTGGAATCTGTGGGTCATGGACGAGAATGGCGGCAATAAGCGCTGTCTCACCGGCTACGGCGAGAACATCCTGGGGGTGAACTTCCCGCTGGACGAAGATGGCAAGGACCCAAAAATTCATTGGAAGGGTGATCCTGAAGCGCATCCCGTCTTGCCGATTATTTTTTTCAAGGCGGAAAACGAGCACAGTTCCCACAAGCCACTACGCAATGCGCCGAGTATTGGATGGGATAACGACATCTGGGCTTTAGATGTGGGCAAAAAGCTTTACTACCGGTTGACGAATCTGGCCCCTGGCCAAGGGCTTCAACATACGGCGATTTCAGAGGATGGCAAGTGGTATGTCTATCCGCTGCGTTATGAGAAAGGAAATCTTCGCAAAGGATTCGGGTTTGCCAAGATGGTATTTTGTGAGCTGGCTCCGGACGGTAATGACCGGTTGCGGCTTTTGAAACGATTCGAGGTAGAACCGAACGACCAGATGTACTACGAACCGAATGACATCCACAGAAACGTCTCTGGTTCCTATTCCTTGCTATACGCGGCAGGACGGGGGAAGCTTTGTGATCCGTACGTCTACGAATGGACATGGGATGGCCAGAAACATTCCGGAAAGAACAAAGCGCTTCAGGTAACTTCGTCCCAACACGAGGAATTTTTCATGTTTTCGCCATCGGGCAAGAAGATTGCCTGGATGAAAGGCCCTGTCTTCTGGGGCAGATACCTTGCGGATCTCTATGTCTCGAATCCTGACTTTACTGAAGTCGAGCGCGTGACCTGGTATAATGATTGCAAGGTCTGGCCAGACCGTTGTAAGCCGGATGGGTGTCAGTTGAGCCGGCTGGAATGGAAGAATGATGGAACCGCCATCTTTTTTGGCCTCTGGATTCATGGTGGACGTTTCCGGCCATACCGCAAGACAGAATTGCACCGGATTGATTTCGTGGGCAGTGACGAGGAGTCGGACGGGCGATAGAGGAATGGCGTTCGTATGGAGGAACTAGAAAGCGAATATCCAACCAAGGAGTGCAGGTGACGCGGTGACCCGCGCCAGACTCCTGACGTTCATGGCTATCTCTGTTTATAACCCAAAGCACTAAAGAGAGCTTTTGCCTTGTCCAAAGTTTCCTGATACTCTTCCTCTGGCACAGAATCAGCAACAATCCCTCCTCCTACTTGAAAACGAATTTCATTCTTTTTAGCAACTAATGTACGGATAAGTATATTCAAATCCATTTCACCGGAAAAGCTTAAATATCCAAGAGAACCTGTATATATTCCCCTTCTTGTTGGCTCAAGCTCCTCGATTATTTCCATAGCCCTGATCTTTGGCGCACCGGTAATAGACCCTCCGGGAAAACATGCCCTTAACAGGTCAATCCTGTCCTTTCCCTTACTTAACCTGCCTCTAACCGTAGATGTTGTCTGAAAGACTGTAGAATATTTTTCAATATCTCTTCTGCTTTCCAGATATACGGATCCATATTCACATACTTTTCCTATATCATTTCTTTCAAGATCAACAATCATTATAAGCTCTGACTTGTCCTTTTCGCTCTTCAACAAATCATTCTTCAATCTCTCATCCTCTTTCTTTGTTTTTCCTCTTGGTCTGGTTCCTTTCATTGGCCTTGTTCTGACAACGCCATCCCTTAAACTAAGGAATCTCTCAGGAGAGGCACTTATAATAGATTCTTCTCCAAAATTCAGGAACCCTTCAAAAGGCGCAGGATTTATTTTGGTAAGACGCTTATATAACTCAAAACTGTCCATACATAAATCAAAGATGAATCGCTGAGATAAATTCACCTGATA is a genomic window of bacterium containing:
- a CDS encoding carboxypeptidase-like regulatory domain-containing protein, with translation MKKLSVFLLIFSIILSSVSPAYSWPWSKSPKPVPPKTAAIQGRVTDSLTNQAISGAAVQAGSYRANTNANGRYVIKNINVWFWGRIYRVTASAKGYYSVSRWIYARAGRTYTLNFGLRPKKPLILVNITSPEDSSYIRGTSLDVSVSWQGRAG
- the ppdK gene encoding pyruvate, phosphate dikinase, encoding MGKYVYFFGDGKAEGNTGMKNLLGGKGANLAEMSNLSIPVPPGFTISTEMCDIYYKNNRNYPSELESQMKDAMSKVEGIMGAKFGNSKNPLLVSVRSGARVSMPGMMDTILNLGLNDTTIEGLVVKSGNGRFAWDAYRRFVQMYGDVVLGMKPEKKEDEDPFEVIIEKKKKEKNVHFDTELDEDDLKDLVARFKAMVKEKKGMNFPEDPWNQLWGAIDAVFGSWNTERAIKYRKINNIPGDWGTAVNVQVMVFGNMGDDSGTGVAFTRDPATGENKFYGEYLINAQGEDVVAGTRTPQPVNESTKTSSEQKTLQEVMPDAYKTLEGIYNKLESHYKDMQDIEFTIQKGKLWMLQTRTGKRTAMAAIRIAVEMIAEGLIDKKTAISRVEPAQLDQLLHPMFDPKTEKKVIAKGLPASPGAASGKVVFHADDAETLEGEKTILVRIETSPEDIGGMNAAQGILTARGGMTSHAAVVARGMGKCCVAGCGAIKINYQRQEFSVSNTTVKKGDWISLDGSTGEVMLGQVPTIQPELSGDFETLMEWVDEIRKLGVRTNADTPQDAEVARKFGAEGIGLCRTEHMFFEGDRIKAVREMILADDVSGREKALAKLLPMQRNDFIGIFKAMNGLPVTIRLLDPPLHEFLPHEEANQKEMAEEMGVSVEKVKSKIASLHEFNPMLGHRGCRLGVTYPEITRMQARAIFEAACILTKDKYKVIPEVMIPLIGTTGEFNNQKEIVDAVAKEVMAKYGVNVKYLVGTMIEIPRACIVAEKIAQKAEFFSFGTNDLTQMAFGYSRDDAGAFLSEYVEKGILKDDPFQVLDQEGVGQLVRMGIERGRNSRADLKIGICGEHGGEPESVKFCHRVGMNYVSCSPYRVPIARLAAAHAVLEEEKN
- the murA gene encoding UDP-N-acetylglucosamine 1-carboxyvinyltransferase; the protein is MRERLIIQGGKQLKGEISPAGNKNEALAILAASLLTEEAVRLKNVPDICDVRDMVEIMRDIGVDVKRVGEHEYLIKALSIKKMELNPELCSRIRGSFLFAAPILVRCGKVKLPKPGGDKIGRRRIDTHLLALEALGTSVSVGNDYKLEIGTGFHGADIFLDEASVMATENTIMAAAFAKGKTTIVNAASEPHVQGLCKFLNSLGAKISGVGSNILTIEGVKQLCGGEYLISSDHIETGSFIGLAAATHSELLIKNAPVEHMKMIFLVLEKLGISLEIDKRDIFIPVRKKMKVVTDIGGAIPKIDDSPWPGFPADLVSIALVIATQSEGTVLIFEKMFESRLYFVDELINMGAKIVLCDPHRAVIVGPSDLHGCEIVSPDIRAGMALLIAALCAKGKSTIHNIRQIDRGYERIDQRLCSLGADIVRV
- a CDS encoding AbrB/MazE/SpoVT family DNA-binding domain-containing protein — protein: MQAVTVSPKFQVVIPRTVRDSMHLRPGQKMQIVEYDGRIELVPERDITELRGFLKGINTKFKREKDRV
- a CDS encoding type II toxin-antitoxin system VapC family toxin, encoding MNIVDSSGWLEYFANGSNAKRFMSVLKDTESLVVPVITIYEVFKVVLRERGENEALLAAAAMQHAPVVDLTAKLALSAAKLSLQHRLPMADCIILATAQLHDATIWTQDSDFKDIPGVKYFPKN
- the pabB gene encoding aminodeoxychorismate synthase component I, which produces MIPLIEEIKLDLSPIQVYEIFKTSAYSFILDSGTHEYGLGEYAFIGSDPFLLVMAEGSDVRITYRGSSDVLKNADVLEVIRKILSDYQIENNIFPVPFCGGCVGYFSYDFGRTLEKIPNKAKNDINVPDCCLAFYDLAIVYSYSQNKFYAVSTGFPEKGLTGENKAEERLKLVLGRLRVRALKGKKFNNSIVSPSIINERDILSNFTKASYLGTVNRIKEYIAAGDIYQVNLSQRFIFDLCMDSFELYKRLTKINPAPFEGFLNFGEESIISASPERFLSLRDGVVRTRPMKGTRPRGKTKKEDERLKNDLLKSEKDKSELIMIVDLERNDIGKVCEYGSVYLESRRDIEKYSTVFQTTSTVRGRLSKGKDRIDLLRACFPGGSITGAPKIRAMEIIEELEPTRRGIYTGSLGYLSFSGEMDLNILIRTLVAKKNEIRFQVGGGIVADSVPEEEYQETLDKAKALFSALGYKQR